Proteins encoded together in one Planctomyces sp. SH-PL14 window:
- the groES gene encoding co-chaperone GroES encodes MAISLKPLDDRVVVQPMEAEERTAGGIVLPDAAKEKPQRGKVVAVGPGRLLDSGERCAVSVVVGDEVLFGKYGGTEIEVDGQEVKILRESDILAKVV; translated from the coding sequence ATGGCCATTTCTCTCAAGCCCCTTGACGATCGCGTCGTCGTTCAGCCCATGGAAGCCGAAGAGCGGACCGCGGGCGGGATCGTCCTGCCGGACGCCGCCAAGGAAAAGCCGCAGCGCGGCAAGGTTGTCGCCGTCGGCCCGGGCCGGCTGCTCGACAGCGGCGAGCGGTGCGCGGTTTCGGTCGTCGTCGGTGACGAAGTCCTGTTCGGCAAGTACGGCGGAACGGAAATCGAAGTCGACGGCCAGGAAGTCAAGATCCTCCGCGAGAGCGACATCCTCGCGAAGGTGGTCTGA